In Verrucomicrobiota bacterium, the following proteins share a genomic window:
- the nth gene encoding endonuclease III: MPRESAEARSARARRLLAALKRAYPDAHCELDHRGAFHLLIATILSAQCTDKRVNRVTPALFARFPSAQDFATARLGEIEALIKSTGFFRNKARNIQSCSRQLVERHQGEVPRTMAELTALDGVGRKTANVVLGNAFGINAGVVVDTHVARLSRRLGLTRRVTPEQIEQDLMKLIPRAQWALWSHWLIWHGRRRCAARKPDCAGCELARDCPRLGVKPVRCNSRS, from the coding sequence ATGCCGCGCGAGTCCGCTGAAGCGCGTTCCGCCCGCGCGCGACGTCTTCTCGCCGCGCTCAAACGCGCTTATCCCGATGCGCATTGCGAGCTCGATCATCGCGGCGCGTTTCACCTTCTCATCGCCACCATCCTTTCCGCGCAGTGCACCGACAAGCGCGTCAACAGGGTCACGCCCGCGCTGTTTGCGCGATTCCCGTCCGCGCAGGATTTCGCGACGGCGCGCCTCGGCGAGATCGAGGCGTTGATCAAGTCCACCGGGTTCTTCCGCAACAAGGCGAGGAACATCCAATCGTGCAGCCGCCAGCTCGTCGAGCGGCACCAGGGCGAAGTCCCGCGCACGATGGCTGAGCTCACCGCGCTCGACGGCGTCGGCCGCAAGACAGCGAATGTCGTTTTGGGAAACGCATTCGGCATCAACGCCGGGGTCGTCGTCGACACGCACGTCGCGCGCCTCTCCCGCCGCCTCGGGCTGACGCGGCGGGTGACACCCGAGCAAATCGAACAGGACCTGATGAAACTCATCCCGCGCGCCCAGTGGGCTTTGTGGAGTCACTGGCTCATCTGGCACGGGCGCCGCCGCTGCGCCGCGCGCAAGCCCGACTGCGCCGGCTGCGAGCTCGCCCGCGACTGTCCGCGCCTCGGCGTGAAACCGGTTCGGTGTAATTCACGCAGTTGA
- a CDS encoding KamA family radical SAM protein, with protein sequence MSTDASPAQAKEPPASGRLDSLKQFHPGGRGPWRDAPAADWSDWRWQLKHRVTTLEQLETLLPSLTRAERAGAILARSKLALAITPSFFNLIDPADEECPIRRQVIPRVEEAQTAPWELSDPCGEDAHSPVPGLVHRYPDRVLFLVTDRCAAYCRYCTRSRLVSNASGYDFHPEFDRQLAYIAAHPEIRDVLLSGGDPLLLSDEKLEDLLSRLRAIRHVEFLRMGTRIPVFLPQRITPELCAMLRQFHPLFISIHANHPRELTTEVRDALGRLADAGIPLGNQSVLLRGVNDDPTVMKALVQKLLICRVRPYYIYQCDLISGSAHLRTSVREGLEIMKSLRGHTTGYAVPTYVIDAPGGGGKVPVAPGYILRRNDERVIVRNFEGRVFEYPEAEDGTPLFKPSENFTTPEMV encoded by the coding sequence ATGTCAACCGACGCCTCACCGGCGCAGGCCAAGGAGCCGCCTGCGTCGGGCCGCCTCGACTCGCTGAAGCAATTTCACCCCGGCGGCCGCGGTCCGTGGCGCGATGCCCCGGCTGCCGACTGGTCCGACTGGCGCTGGCAGCTCAAACACCGCGTCACCACGCTGGAACAACTCGAAACGCTCCTGCCGTCGCTGACCCGTGCGGAGCGCGCGGGCGCCATCCTCGCCCGGAGCAAGCTCGCGCTCGCCATCACGCCGTCATTCTTCAACCTCATCGATCCAGCCGACGAGGAATGCCCCATCCGCCGGCAGGTCATTCCGCGGGTCGAGGAGGCGCAAACCGCGCCGTGGGAATTGAGCGATCCTTGCGGCGAGGACGCGCACTCGCCCGTGCCGGGCCTCGTGCACCGCTATCCCGACCGCGTGCTGTTTCTCGTCACCGACCGCTGCGCGGCGTATTGCCGCTATTGCACGCGCTCGCGGCTCGTGAGCAACGCGAGCGGCTACGACTTCCATCCCGAGTTTGACCGCCAGCTCGCCTACATCGCGGCGCATCCGGAGATTCGCGACGTCCTGCTCAGTGGCGGCGACCCGCTGCTGCTCAGCGATGAGAAACTCGAAGACCTGCTCTCGCGGCTCCGCGCCATCAGGCACGTCGAGTTTCTGCGCATGGGCACACGCATCCCGGTCTTCCTGCCGCAACGCATTACGCCGGAGCTGTGCGCGATGCTGCGGCAGTTTCATCCCCTCTTCATCAGCATCCACGCGAACCACCCGCGCGAGCTGACCACGGAAGTCCGCGACGCGCTCGGCCGCCTCGCCGACGCGGGCATCCCGCTCGGCAACCAATCCGTCCTGCTGCGCGGCGTGAACGACGACCCGACGGTGATGAAGGCCCTCGTGCAGAAGCTCCTCATCTGCCGGGTGCGGCCGTATTACATCTACCAGTGCGACCTGATCTCGGGCTCGGCGCACCTGCGCACGAGCGTGCGCGAAGGGCTGGAAATCATGAAGTCGCTGCGTGGTCATACCACGGGCTACGCCGTGCCCACCTACGTGATCGACGCGCCCGGCGGCGGGGGCAAGGTGCCCGTGGCGCCCGGCTACATCCTTCGGCGGAACGACGAGCGGGTGATCGTGCGCAACTTCGAGGGCCGCGTGTTCGAGTATCCCGAGGCGGAGGATGGCACCCCGCTGTTCAAGCCCTCGGAGAACTTCACCACGCCGGAGATGGTGTGA
- a CDS encoding DUF1559 domain-containing protein: MTTPPALRRGFTLIELLVVIAIIAILAALLLPALSKAKERARMTQCLNNNKQLALGTMLYKDDYDDRFPFGIRINNATTQLDPRGWVMQLVPFVGGTTNNNKIFVCTSDLTPDTGSLAFLVHYRANRHIFRDDQFTDPNALRGSMINKPSDFVMHTEKDSGNAGFSMNSGGYDNIRTGWNNTPFPRNGMIRHNWGMTATAADGRAVWVKMPPYRPSGSATGPASLNMEELGDIPGDLNANWTSSGREKVFIRAKNGGGGF, translated from the coding sequence ATGACTACGCCGCCCGCCCTCCGCCGTGGATTCACGCTCATCGAGTTGCTCGTGGTCATTGCCATCATCGCCATCCTCGCGGCGCTGTTGCTCCCGGCGCTGTCCAAGGCCAAGGAGCGCGCGCGCATGACGCAGTGCCTGAACAACAACAAGCAGCTCGCCCTCGGCACGATGCTTTACAAGGACGACTATGACGACCGGTTTCCGTTTGGCATCCGGATCAACAACGCGACGACGCAGCTCGACCCGCGCGGGTGGGTGATGCAACTGGTGCCCTTCGTCGGCGGCACAACGAACAACAACAAGATCTTCGTCTGCACCTCGGACCTGACCCCGGACACCGGTTCGCTTGCCTTCCTCGTCCACTACCGCGCGAACCGTCACATCTTCCGCGACGACCAGTTCACGGACCCCAATGCGCTCCGCGGGTCCATGATCAACAAGCCGTCGGATTTCGTGATGCACACGGAGAAGGACTCGGGCAACGCCGGCTTCAGCATGAACTCAGGAGGCTACGACAACATCCGCACGGGCTGGAACAACACGCCCTTCCCACGCAACGGCATGATCCGGCACAACTGGGGAATGACCGCGACCGCCGCGGATGGGCGCGCCGTCTGGGTCAAGATGCCGCCCTACCGGCCCAGCGGCAGCGCCACCGGGCCGGCCTCGCTCAACATGGAGGAACTCGGCGACATCCCCGGAGACTTGAACGCGAACTGGACCAGTTCGGGCCGGGAGAAGGTGTTCATCCGGGCCAAGAACGGTGGTGGAGGATTCTAG